GGCACGACGCCGCCATGGACGTGCTCGCCCACGGGCTCGACGACCTCGGACTGCTTCCCGTGTCGGTCGACGAGGCGCTCTCCCCCGACTCCCGGGTCTACGCCCGCTGGACGCTGCACGGCGTGAGCCACATGCTCGGCATGGACGTCCACGACTGCGGCCAGGCCGCGCCCGAGGCGTACCGCGAGGCGGAGCTGGTGGAGGGCATGGTGCTGACCGTCGAGCCCGGCCTCTACTTCCAGGCCGACGACCTGCTCGTCCCCGAGGAGCTGCGCGGGATCGGCATCCGGATCGAGGACGACGTCGTGGTCACCGCCGACGGCGTCGCGAACCTCTCGTCCGCCCTCCCCCGCACGCCGGACGCCATCGAGGAGTGGATGGGCACCCTGCGCGGGTGATGTGACCCCCGTCACGCTAGGTTGTGCCCCCAGCAGACGCGAACAGGAGAGAGCGATGGCGGACAAGACGATCGTGACAGGGGTGGACGGCAGCGAGACCGCGACGGCGGCGGCCGAGCGGGCGGCCGTGCTCGCCGGTGCCCTGGGCGCGCGGCTGCACGTGGTCTCCGCCTACGGGAAGTTCGAGCAGGAGACCGTGAAGATCGGCAGCGACACGATGTACCTCAGCTCCGAGAAGGATGCCGAGGACGTCGCCGCCAAGATCACCACGACCCTGCGTGCGGCGTACCCGGACGTCCAGATCACGAGCGGCGCCGCGGAGGGCAAGCCCGGTGAGGCGCTGGTCGCGACCGCCGAGGCCCTGGGCGCGGACCTGATCGTGGTCGGCAACAAGCGGGTCCAGGGCATCGCGGGGCGGGTGCTCGGCAGCATCGCGCGCGACGTCGCGGCGCACGCCTCCTGCGACGTGTACGTCGCCCACACGCACCAGAAGTAGTCCGGGACGTCGGCCCGGGGTTGCCTGCGACTTCCGAGTAACCCCGGGGCGGGTCGAGACTGGGACCGTGCCCTCCAAGACCGCCACTGCCTCGTCGTACTCCATCACGATGCGCCTGCACACCACCGTCGACCACGGTGTCGTGGGCGAGGTCGCCACAGCCATCGCCAGCGCGGGCGGGATGGTGACCGCGATCGACGTCGCCGACTCGAGCGCGCACCGCCTCACCGTCGACGTCACCTGCTCGGCCGCCGACGCCGAGCACGCGGCCGAGCTCCAGGCCGCCGTCGCCGCGGTCGAGGGCGTCGAGGTCCACAAGGTCTCGGACCGGACCTTCCTGATCCACCTCGGCGGCAAGATCGAGGTCGCCTCCAAGGTGCCGCTGCGCACCCGCGACGACATGTCACTGGCCTACACCCCCGGCGTGGGCCGGGTGTCGATGGCGATCTACGAGAACCCCGACGACGTACGCCGCCTGACCATCAAGGGCAACGCCGTCGCCGTCGTCACCGACGGCTCGGCGGTGCTCGGCCTCGGCAACATCGGCCCCGGCGCCGCGCTGCCGGTGATGGAGGGCAAGGCCGCGCTGTTCAAGCGCTTCGGCGAGATCGATGCCTGGCCGATCTGCCTCGACACCCAGGACACCGACGAGATCGTGCGCGCGGTCGAGCTGATCGCGCCCGGGTTCGGCGGCATCAACCTCGAGGACATCGCCGCCCCGCGCTGCTTCGAGATCGAGGCCCGGCTGCGCGAGAGCCTCGACATCCCCGTCTTCCACGACGACCAGCACGGCACCGCGATCGTGGTCCTCGCCGCTCTCACCAACGCGCTGCGCGTGGTCAAGAAGGAGATCGGTACGGCGCGCGTCGTCGTCTCCGGCGGCGGCGCGGCCGGCACCGCGATCGTCAAGCTACTGCTCGCCGCCGGCGCGCACGACGTCGTCGTGATCGACCGGCACGGCGCGCTGGTCGAGGGTGACGCCGGGTTGTCCGAGGCGCACCAGGAGCTGGCCGCGCTGACCAACCGGGACCGTCGTACCGGCGGGTTGCAGCAGGTGCTCGAGGGCGCCGACGTGTTCATCGGCGTGAGCGCCCCCGGCATCCTCAAGCCCGAGTGGATCCAGTCCATGGCCGCCGACCCGGTCGTGTTCGCCCTCGCGAACCCCGACCCCGAGGTCGACCCGGCCGCCGCCGCCAGGTTCGCGGCGGTCGTGGCCTCGGGCCGCTCCGACTTCCCCAACCAGATCAACAACGTGCTCGCCTTCCCGGGCGTGTTCCGGGGCCTCCTCGACGCCCGGGCCTCCGAGGTGACCATGGAGATGATGCTGCGGGCCGCGGCGGCCATCGCGCATGTCGTGCGCGACGAGGAGCTGAACGCGTCGTTCATCATGCCGTCGGTGTTCCACCCCGAGGTGCACCACGCGGTGGCGGCGGCGATCGCCGGGCACTGAGCCGGGTCAGCGCACCTGCACGACGGCGGGGCGGTCCACTCCGTGGGCCGGCCCGTCGTCCTTCTCCAGCTCGTCGGCGGTCGAGACGACCAGGCCGCCGAGCAGGAAGCCGATCACGCCGGCGGCGAGGGTGGTGACGTTCATGCGTGGTGCTCCGATCCGTGGGCGTGGTGGTCTGCGTGGTGGTCTGCGTGGCCGTCGGCGCCGTGGGTGCCGTGGGCGCCGTGGTGGAGGGCGTGGCCCTTGCCGCGGTCGATGAGGTAGCGGTTGACCGGGAAGGCGGCCAGGAACGCCGCCGAGAGGGCGATCATCATCCCGAGCCAGAAGACCGGGTCGACCAGACCCGCGTCCATCGCGCCGGGGATCGCGGCCATCACCGCGTTGTCGACGATCTCCATCACGATGATCGAGATCGTGTCGGCGGCCAGGACCAGCTTGAGCGCCTTGCCCAGGCCCATGCCGGCACCGACCAGCGGCAGCGACGAGAGCGCGTAGCCGAACACGAACGCCAGGCCGATCGCCAGCGCCATGGTCTGCAGGTTCGACAGGCCGACCGCCGTGCCGATCATCAGGCCGGCGATCTCCCCGATCGCGCAACCGGTCAGGCAGTGCAGGGTGGCGCTGGCGGCGATGGCGTTGCGGGGGTTCATGGCTGCTCCGTTCCGTGTGACCTCACAAGAGCGAACCTAATACCCCCTAGGGGTATTCCGCAATCGGCATTCCGATCCCGCCCGGTCACAGCGGTACCCTCGTCGCTCTGCCTCCGTAGCTCAGCTGGATAGAGCAAGGGCCTTCTAATTCCTGGGTCGCAGGTTCGAATCCTGCCGGGGGCGCCAGCGAGGAGTCGGGTGGGCGAGGGTGACCGCTGGGTCACTCTCACCCGCCCGACGCCAGGCGAAGTCGAGTATCCTTTCCGCAGCCACTCCTCAGACAAGTAGACAAGGCTGCAGCCCATGCCCGCACAGGTACGACGCGAGCCGCTCGCCGACCAGGCGGCGGAGCTGCTCCTCGCGCGGATCCGCGCGGGCGAGTGGCGGCTCGGGCAGCGGCTGCCCGGGGAGACCACGCTGGCGCCGCAGCTGGGCGTGGGGCGCTCGACGGTGCGGGAGGCGATCCGGCAGCTGGCGGGACGCGGCCTGCTCACCACGCGCCAGGGCGCGGGGGTCTTCCTCACCGCGCTCGACGTGCGCGAGGACTGGGACCTCGTGCTGCGGCGGGCCGACATCGTCACGGTGATCGAGGCGCGCACCGCGATCGAGGCCGAGGCGGCCGCGCTGGCAGCCGAGCGGCGTACGCCGACCGAGCTGCGCGCGATCCGGCGAGCTCTGGCCGACCGGGCCGAGCGCCGTACCGACATCGAGGCCCACGTCGACGCCGACATGGCCTTCCACCGGGCCGTCGTGGTGGCGGCCCACAACCCCGTCCTGGTCGAGCTGTTCGACGGCTTCGTGCCGCGCAGCCGGGCCGCGATGGTCGAGATGCTGCGGCTGCGACCGGGCTTCGACCACGTCACCGACCACGACGCGCACGACCAGCTGTGCCGGGCGATCGCCGAACGCGACGCCGCGTCCGCGGCCCTGCTGAGCCGCACCCACCTCACCTCGCTCAAGGAGAGCCTGACATGAGCAGCACCGTCCTCGACCTCACCGACGTCGTCTTCCGCCGCGGCGGCAGCGAGATCCTGCACGGTGTCGACCTCACCGTCCGCGCGGGCGAGCACTGGGCACTGCTCGGCCCGAACGGCGCGGGGAAGAGCACGCTGCTCGGGTTCTGCAGCGCGCAGGTGCACCCGACGTCCGGGACGGTCGACGTGCTCGGCAAGCGCCTGGGCCGGGTCGAGCTGCAGGAGCTGCGTCGCCACATCGGGCACGTCAACCCGCGCCACCCGCTGCAGACCGCTCTCACCGTGCACCAGGTCGTGCTCACCGGGATCACCGGCACCGTCGAGCTGCCGATGCGCTGGGCGCCGACCGACGAGCAGGCCCGCACTGCCGACGAGCTGATCGCCGAGGTCGGCCTCGCCCACCGCCGCGACGCCCGCTGGCCGCACCTCTCGCAGGGTGAGCGCGGCCGGGCTCTCATCGCCCGAGCGCTCCTCGCGCAGCCGCAGCTCCTGCTGCTCGACGAGCCGACGACCGGCCTCGACGTGGCGGCCCGCGAACAGCTGCTGACGGTCCTCGACCGGCTGGCGCACACCGCGCCGGAGGTGGCCTCGGTGCTGGTCACCCACCACCTCGAGGAGCTGCCGACCACCACGACCCACGCGCTGCTGCTCGCGCACGGCCAGGTCGTCGCGGCCGGCCCGGTCGCCGAGACGGTGACGACCGAGACGATCACCCGCACCTTCGAGCACCCGATCGAGGTCGACCACGACGGCGGCCGCTGGCGTGCCCGGGCCCTGCCGCCGGCCCGCCTGCACAGCGCATAGCGATCGCTGAGCAGCCCACGACCGGGTACCGCCCCGGTCATGAGCTCCGTGATCAACGCCGCAGCCGACCTGGCCGGCCACGCCCTGTCCACCCTCACCCGCGGCGTCGCCGCGCTCCGCCCCCCGCCGGAGAAGCCGCTGCATCCCGAGGGCAAGATGTACGCCGGCCGCCTGGTCCGGGCCGGGTCCGACTCCCCGATCGGCGTGCCGTGGATCGACCAGGCCGGCGAGGACGAGGTGACGGTCCGAGTGTCGCGGGCGGTCGGGCTGCCCGGCCGGGTGCCGGACGTCCAGGGTCTCGCGCTGCGGCTGCGCGAGGGCCCGACCGGGTCCGGCGACCTGCTGCTCGCCAGCACCGGCTGGAACCCGGTGACCCGCCACCTGCTGCTACCGGCATGGAGCGCGCACACGCCGCTCACCTCGCTGCTGCCCTACCGCAGCCCGGCGGGACCGCTGGTGATCGGTGCGCAACCTGTCGACGTCCGCGGCTACCACCTGTCCTGGGCCACCGTCGGCCGGGAGTGGCACCGCTTCGCCGACCTGACCCTGGAGACGGCCCTGCCGCCCGAGGACGAGGTCTCGTTCGACCCGGTGGTCAACCCGCTGCCGGGACTGCAGCAGTACTCGTGGGTGGAGCAGCTGCGCGAGCACTCGTACGCGACCGCCCGGAGACTGCGGCGCGCCTCCCCCGGCTGACCCGGCGCCCGACGTACAAAGGAACCAGCCCCGCGGGAGGTATGAGCCCCGTGGGGCTCGTTCGTCCTTAGCCTCGATCCGCGAACGGCCACCTACTACGCGGCCCCACGGGCACGCCCTGGCGGCGTTGCAGACACTCGACAGTGCAACCAGACTGCCCTCGTGCCTGCGCCTTGCCAGCCCGCACCCGTAGCGCCGCTCGCTACGGCGCCCGTCCACGGATCCAGGCTTACCGGAACGCCGCCTCGCCGGTCAGCGCGCGGCCGATGACGAGCTGGTGGACCTCGCTGGTGCCCTCGTAGGTCAGCACCGACTCGAGGTTGTTGGCATGCCTCATGACCGGGTACTCCAGCGTGATCCCGGCCGCCCCGAGGATCGTGCGACACTCCCGCGCGATCGCGATCGCCTCGCGCACGTTGTTGAGCTTGCCGAGGCTGACCTGCTCGGCCGCCAGGCGCCCGGAGTCCTTGAGCCGGCCCAGGTGCAGCGCCAGCAGCATCCCCTTGCCGAGCTCGAGCGACAGGTCGGCGAGCTTGGCCTGCGTGAGCTGGTACGACGCCAGCGGCTTGTCGAAGATCTCCCGGTCCTTCGCGTACGAGATCGCCGTGTCCAGGCAGTCGCGCGCCGCACCGAGCGCACCGAACACGATCCCGAACCGCGCCTCGTCCAGGCACGACAGCGGGCCGCGCAGGCCGCGCACGTCGGGGAACACCGCCGAGCCGGGCAGCCGGACGTCCTCGAGCACCAGCTCGGAGGTCACCGACGCCCGCAACGACATCTTCTTCTTGATCTCCGGCGCCGAGAAGCCCTCCGTCGACGTCGGTACGACGAACCCGCGGATCCCCTCCTCGGTCTGCGCCCACACCACCGCGACGTCGGCGACCGAGCCGTTGGTGATCCACATCTTGTTGCCGCTCAGCACCCAGCCGTCGCCGTCGCGCACCGCGCGGGTCCGCATCCCCGCCGGGTTGGAGCCGAAGTCGGGCTCGGTCAGCCCGAAGCAGCCGATCGCCTCGCCTCTCGCCATCCGCGGCAGCCAGGTCTCCTTCTGCTCGTCCGATCCCCACTTCCAGATCGCGAACATCGCCAGCGAGCCCTGCACCGAGACCAGCGAGCGCAGGCCGGAGTCGGCCGCCTCGAGCTCGAGGCACGCGAGGCCGTACGCCGTCGCACTGGTCCCCGCGCAGCCGTAGCCCTCGAGGTGCATCCCCAGCACCCCGAGCCCGCCGAGCTCGAGCGCCAGGTCCCGCGCGGGGATGGTGGCCGACTCGTACCAGTCGGCGACGTGGGGGCGCACCTTCGCCTCCACGAACGCGCGCACGGTGGCGCGCATCGCGACCTCCTCCTCGGACAGGAGGGAGTCGATGTCGAACAGCTCGAACGGCGACCGGCTCATCGCGCACCTGCGGCGTACGACGCGACCTCGGCCCGGAGCCGCCCCTTCACGTCGTCGGGGGCGAAGGACGCGTCCACCCCGGCGAGCGCGAGGTCGACCAGGCCGGACTCGTCGAGGCCGAGCAGGTCGGCGGCGATCTCGTACTCGCGGTTGAGGGTGGTGCCGAACATCGGCGGGTCGTCGGAGTTGATCGTCACCACGACACCGGCCTCGACGAACGCCGGCAGCGGGTGCTCGGCGAGCGAGGCGACCGCACGGGTGGCGACATTGGAGGACGGGCAGACCTCGAGCGGGATCCTGTGCTCGGCGAGGTGGGCCAGGAGCGCGGGATCGGCGGCCGCGGAGGTGCCGTGCCCGATCCGCTCGGCGCCGAGGTCGCGCAGCGAGGTCCAGATCGTCTCCGGGCCCGTGGTCTCGCCGGCGTGCGGGACCGAGTGCAGCCCGGCGGCCCGGGCCGCCTCGAAGTGCGGGACGAACCAGTCGCGCGGCACTCCGATCTCGGGCCCGCCGAGCCCGAACGCCACCAGGCCCTCGGGCGCGTGGTCGAGCGCGAAGCCCAGGGTCGCGTCGGCGGCCGGGACCCCCGACTCCCCCGGGACGTCGTAGATCCAGCGCAGCACCAGGCCGAAGTCACGCTCCGCGGCGACCCGCGCGTCCTCGATCGCCTCGGTGTAGGCCTCGATCGGCATCCCGCGGTCGGGGTCATCGGGCAGCACTGAGGTGTACGGCGTGCAGGTGAGCTCGGCGTACCGGACCGACTGCCCCTCGTGGAGCTCGCGGGCGATCTCGTAGGTGAGGTAGCGGACGTCCTCGGGCGTGCGGACCAGGTCGACGACCGCGAGGTAGACCTCGATGAAGTGGGCGAAGTCGCGGAACGCGAAGAAGTCGCGCAGCAGGTCCGGGTCCGAGGGGACCGTGCCCGGATGGCGCGCGGCCAGCTCGGACACGATCCGCGGTGAGGCGGAGCCGACGTGGTGGACGTGGAGCTCGGCCTTGGGCAGGCCCGCGACGAAGTTGCTCAGCACGCGCCGATCCTGCCAGCCGGAACCGCTCCCGGTCACCCGGGTCGGCTCACTCCAGCTCGGAGACCAGGTTGGTGGCGAGCTCCTGCACGGTGCGGCCGTCCTGGAAGACCTTGCCGTCGAGCAGGATCGTCGGCGTACCGGTGACACCGGCCTTGGACGCCTCGGCGGTCGCCTCGTCGACCCAGCTCTTCTTGGAGAGGTTCTCGATGCCGTCGCGGACGTCGCTCTCGGTGGCCCCGGCCTCGACGGCGAGGTTCACCAGGTCGTCGTTGGTCACCGCGCCCGGGTCCTCCTCGGACGGCTGGTTCTCGTAGAGCAGGTCGTGGAACTTCTTCGCGACGTCGGCTCCCGACTTCTCCAGGACCAGCGCGAAGGCGTTGGTCGCGCGGATCGGGTAGTCGCCGAGCCGGCTGAGCAGGTCGAAGGGTCGGTACTCGACGCGCACCTTGCCGTCGGCGGCGAGCCGGGCGAGGTCGTCCCGGGTCGCCTTCTCGAGCTGGCCGCAGAACGGGCACAGGAAGTCCTCGTAGATCACGACGTCGTGCGGCGCGTCCGACGGCCCGATCGCGACGCCGTAGTCGCTCTCGGCACTGACCGCCTGCTCGAGCTTCTTCTGGTCCTTGTCCTGCTGCCACAGGCTGACGGCGATCGCCCCGCCCACGATCAGGATCATCGCCAGCGCGACACCACCGATCGTGAGGATCCGGCGCCGGGCCTCCCTCTTCTTCTGGGCGGCCCGCAGCTCGGCGGCCTTCTGCACGCGCGCACTGGCCTTCGAGTTGGACGACATCAGCTCACAGCTCCTTCGGTGGCCCGCTCCTCGGGCCGGTGGACGAACAACAGGGCGTCGAGGGACAGCCGGGTCCGGCGCAGGGACGCGACGAGCAGGGACGCGGCCAGCAACGCGACGTCGCGCGCGATCTCCCAGGGGTACGCCGACGTCGCACCCGCCTTGGTCCCGCCGCCACCGAAGCAGCCGCAGTCGATCTCGATGCCGCGCGCCCACACCGAGGAGATGCCGACCACGAACGCCACGAACAACAGCGCCGAGATCA
The genomic region above belongs to Nocardioides sp. QY071 and contains:
- a CDS encoding universal stress protein, translated to MADKTIVTGVDGSETATAAAERAAVLAGALGARLHVVSAYGKFEQETVKIGSDTMYLSSEKDAEDVAAKITTTLRAAYPDVQITSGAAEGKPGEALVATAEALGADLIVVGNKRVQGIAGRVLGSIARDVAAHASCDVYVAHTHQK
- a CDS encoding NAD-dependent malic enzyme gives rise to the protein MRLHTTVDHGVVGEVATAIASAGGMVTAIDVADSSAHRLTVDVTCSAADAEHAAELQAAVAAVEGVEVHKVSDRTFLIHLGGKIEVASKVPLRTRDDMSLAYTPGVGRVSMAIYENPDDVRRLTIKGNAVAVVTDGSAVLGLGNIGPGAALPVMEGKAALFKRFGEIDAWPICLDTQDTDEIVRAVELIAPGFGGINLEDIAAPRCFEIEARLRESLDIPVFHDDQHGTAIVVLAALTNALRVVKKEIGTARVVVSGGGAAGTAIVKLLLAAGAHDVVVIDRHGALVEGDAGLSEAHQELAALTNRDRRTGGLQQVLEGADVFIGVSAPGILKPEWIQSMAADPVVFALANPDPEVDPAAAARFAAVVASGRSDFPNQINNVLAFPGVFRGLLDARASEVTMEMMLRAAAAIAHVVRDEELNASFIMPSVFHPEVHHAVAAAIAGH
- a CDS encoding DUF4396 domain-containing protein; this translates as MNPRNAIAASATLHCLTGCAIGEIAGLMIGTAVGLSNLQTMALAIGLAFVFGYALSSLPLVGAGMGLGKALKLVLAADTISIIVMEIVDNAVMAAIPGAMDAGLVDPVFWLGMMIALSAAFLAAFPVNRYLIDRGKGHALHHGAHGTHGADGHADHHADHHAHGSEHHA
- a CDS encoding FCD domain-containing protein; protein product: MPAQVRREPLADQAAELLLARIRAGEWRLGQRLPGETTLAPQLGVGRSTVREAIRQLAGRGLLTTRQGAGVFLTALDVREDWDLVLRRADIVTVIEARTAIEAEAAALAAERRTPTELRAIRRALADRAERRTDIEAHVDADMAFHRAVVVAAHNPVLVELFDGFVPRSRAAMVEMLRLRPGFDHVTDHDAHDQLCRAIAERDAASAALLSRTHLTSLKESLT
- a CDS encoding ATP-binding cassette domain-containing protein, producing the protein MSSTVLDLTDVVFRRGGSEILHGVDLTVRAGEHWALLGPNGAGKSTLLGFCSAQVHPTSGTVDVLGKRLGRVELQELRRHIGHVNPRHPLQTALTVHQVVLTGITGTVELPMRWAPTDEQARTADELIAEVGLAHRRDARWPHLSQGERGRALIARALLAQPQLLLLDEPTTGLDVAAREQLLTVLDRLAHTAPEVASVLVTHHLEELPTTTTHALLLAHGQVVAAGPVAETVTTETITRTFEHPIEVDHDGGRWRARALPPARLHSA
- a CDS encoding acyl-CoA dehydrogenase family protein produces the protein MSRSPFELFDIDSLLSEEEVAMRATVRAFVEAKVRPHVADWYESATIPARDLALELGGLGVLGMHLEGYGCAGTSATAYGLACLELEAADSGLRSLVSVQGSLAMFAIWKWGSDEQKETWLPRMARGEAIGCFGLTEPDFGSNPAGMRTRAVRDGDGWVLSGNKMWITNGSVADVAVVWAQTEEGIRGFVVPTSTEGFSAPEIKKKMSLRASVTSELVLEDVRLPGSAVFPDVRGLRGPLSCLDEARFGIVFGALGAARDCLDTAISYAKDREIFDKPLASYQLTQAKLADLSLELGKGMLLALHLGRLKDSGRLAAEQVSLGKLNNVREAIAIARECRTILGAAGITLEYPVMRHANNLESVLTYEGTSEVHQLVIGRALTGEAAFR
- a CDS encoding adenosine deaminase, whose translation is MLSNFVAGLPKAELHVHHVGSASPRIVSELAARHPGTVPSDPDLLRDFFAFRDFAHFIEVYLAVVDLVRTPEDVRYLTYEIARELHEGQSVRYAELTCTPYTSVLPDDPDRGMPIEAYTEAIEDARVAAERDFGLVLRWIYDVPGESGVPAADATLGFALDHAPEGLVAFGLGGPEIGVPRDWFVPHFEAARAAGLHSVPHAGETTGPETIWTSLRDLGAERIGHGTSAAADPALLAHLAEHRIPLEVCPSSNVATRAVASLAEHPLPAFVEAGVVVTINSDDPPMFGTTLNREYEIAADLLGLDESGLVDLALAGVDASFAPDDVKGRLRAEVASYAAGAR
- a CDS encoding thioredoxin domain-containing protein; amino-acid sequence: MSSNSKASARVQKAAELRAAQKKREARRRILTIGGVALAMILIVGGAIAVSLWQQDKDQKKLEQAVSAESDYGVAIGPSDAPHDVVIYEDFLCPFCGQLEKATRDDLARLAADGKVRVEYRPFDLLSRLGDYPIRATNAFALVLEKSGADVAKKFHDLLYENQPSEEDPGAVTNDDLVNLAVEAGATESDVRDGIENLSKKSWVDEATAEASKAGVTGTPTILLDGKVFQDGRTVQELATNLVSELE
- a CDS encoding MauE/DoxX family redox-associated membrane protein — protein: MRDTGRSTLAWAGLAARLVTGVVWIVAGGLKITEPTASINAVRAYQLLPSSVAEAVGIALPAVELVVGLALVLGVFTRGAAVISALLFVAFVVGISSVWARGIEIDCGCFGGGGTKAGATSAYPWEIARDVALLAASLLVASLRRTRLSLDALLFVHRPEERATEGAVS